TTTGAAGAAGAGGTGGACACTGCTTTTGCGAAACAACAATGAGCATGATCCGTCCGGCCAGACTGAGAGGAGTAAGAACTAACAAGTCGGATTGCAGATTTCCAACAGGCAGGGATGATAGTTGTGAAGTGGTGAGAAGATCACAGATTTATACCTGTAAACTCGCTACTTGCAAGTTTTGGGACAGTGTAAAAGGAGCGTATCATCGTTCACTGAGAACATCTTTGAAAATAGTCGCAAATGTTTTAGTCTTTGTTGGGTCCTAGTTAGAAGCCGTAATTTTAGGGACGTGGAGCAAAGAAGACGGCTGTGTAAAACTAGGGTCTTTTTCTGAATTCTACAGTGGGAATGGGATTTTGGCGATGGGAAATGGGGTTTGCACATGAAACgggctgggaaatgggattgATACCCCCCATCCTTGAGGACCCTCTTATTTCAAAGACCCCCCCAATCCTTGAGGACCCTCTTATTTCAAAGATGACACCTAGAGTGTTTAGAAATCCCCAGTTTTGGTTCATTAGATCTTGGATTCCTCTTCTATCAATATGGTTGCGATTCTTTGCTCTAACAACTGCGTGTGCCGTTGTTCTGGTCTTTGACACAAAACAATCCACAGTTACACCCCGTTCACCTTGCTCATCGTTTGTTTTCCGTTTCCAGCTGGGGCCAAGGGAAAActtaataggccacttcggaaaataccataatactttttgtttgtctcccaaattttgcataagctttGTTTCCAGtctctcttgggacttacaatggtcccaagaaaaaaatgaaaacaatccttatgcaaaatttggggggacaaacaaagagtattatggtattttccgaagtggcctattaacCTTGTTCGAAGTCTGTTCAAATTGTTATAATTGCTGCTCACATAGCGCAGCGGCCTAATTCTATATGAATATATGGACTTGAAGTTATGTTTTGTTGGTAGTTCCCAGGCTCGACTGCGTAGAGAGCCTGCGAAACATTTATACAACCTTGTACATTTTCACTTTTTGATGCGAAGGGAAGCATTTTATAAGGGTGGCTttacttttgttattatttatttagtttttgtGGTCAATGGCTACTAATGACTTTCTGGGGACCCCTTTGTAAAATTTCAGAGTCCCTCGTGCATCATTTCGTGCACGGGTGCGTCCACCGTACTTCCATCATTCCATCACTTTGAACAAAAGCTGAGTTCGTTTACGCCTTCATGGAAAGGTCAATGCGACAGCTTTTGTCAACTTCTTCATGCAATAGTTCTGACATTCGTGTTTTGACGTCGTTCGGTCATAGATTGGTTTAGTATGCACATTGCACGTGCAACACCCAATCTCACTTCTTCATTTGTAGTGACGCTACGAACTAGATAAGATTTCCCCCAGGGAttagtacatttttttttttagtacaggagttgaaccaggaacTAGTTTGTAGCAGGAACCTGTTTGTAGTGACGCTACGAACTAGATAAGATTTCCCCCAGGGAttagtacattttttttttagtacaggagttgaaccaggaacTACCTCGAACAAACCCAGCTACTGATCAGAGAGGGACTTGAACTCGGAATCTTCAGATTTCAAATCCAGCTCTCTCACCACTCGGCCATGTTGTCTCCTAGCTAAACTTATCTTAGTTTATTCCTAGCATTTCTAGAGTGTTGGATGGAAGGAGACGCAGAGGAAACTCTGTGACGTTAATTTTAGATAAAGTGCATTTCATTATTTCAGAATTCTGAACATAAATGTCCTCCAGTTAAAAGTCAATCCAGTGGAATGTCTTCGTCAGCTGGTTGTCTCTCTATGCTATTGACAAATCTTGTGAAAAGCTGTGTCCCAAGACCAGCTGGAAGCAGGTTATTCAGGTCGAAACGATCTTCAGCATGGGGGTCAACTATTCTCGCTACGATAGCTTCAGCATTTTCTGGTATGCAGTCGCCTTGCCTAGCTACATACTTGGCCATTTCTATCAGCCCTTGGAATGCATTGAGCATGCGCTTTCTCATGTCAGGTTCAGGATTCAACCAAACCTATTGAAACGAAAAACAACTTAGAGAAGATTTAATGCTTTATCTTTGTAAATTTAGAGCGATCCAAGCTTCTTGTTTTACCGAAACGTTAAATTAAGTTTTTACTGAAAGTAACTCCATGTTTAGTAACAGATGTCCAAACGCTCTCAGTTAATCTTTGGTTTTCACATAACatcacagcggccatgttggttgcccaaatattttcttttgtgatttCTTTAAAGCAATGGCCGCCGATCATCCAGGTGAAAGTAAAAGAATCACGTTTTGTCTTACAATAAAAGTAGTGACCAACCTTATAATATGCCAAACTCCAGAAGGATTGAAATACTTTTGAGAAGTTTTCAGCAGTCATTTTGTGCTTTACGATCAACTCTCTAAGATCTTCAACCAGGCGCCTTTCAGTGTCTGGTACATCAAGTAACGGGTCTTCATTGAAAGCCATGCCGATCAGTTCTTGGCCAATTGCGAGGTAAGTGTCTCTTAGGTCGTGGTAACGGTAACCACTGCTTCCTTGGACAGCGGACATTCCAGGAGAAATTGCCGGCATGGGTGACTTTCCTTGTTCCTTCTCAGGCTTAGCTACACCGGGGGGAAATGATTGCCCATCCCCACTTCCTTTTCCTGCATTGTCTCCCTTTTGaagctttttctctttttcttcgatACACTTGGCGACTCCCTCAGGGTCATCTATGATCTTCACAACTTTCTCGGCCAAACAATCCAGAATCTCGGGGTTGGCAATATAGTCTGCACCAAATAGATTATATGAGTTCACGAAATAATGTCGCAAGTCTCGCTCTATTAATGCTTCTAAAAGGTTTCCAAATAGCATCCTCATGCACTCAGTCCTATTGTCGTCGTTCCACATCTCGGGGTCGGTTGATTCAATGGTTTTCAGGAAAATGTTCTTGAGATGGAATGTCACAAGGCCCTTGGACATTTCTGTTGTCTTCATCAAACTCTTGGCTTCTTCCGATGAGGAAGAAGTTTCGGCCTCGTTTTTCAGATATCCTCGATGAAATGTCTTGAGACAACGGTAGCAGTCGCGCTGGGTGTCGTTCATTTCCTTGCTTACCAGGTATTCAGCATGTGAGAAAGATAGTCTGAAATTACATTCTGGAGCGATATCCTTTTTTGAGGACTTAACAACCAAATGGAACCCTTCGTGGACTACTTTGGCAACTATATCAGGTGAAGGCCAATTACGTTCTCGGTTTATCCACTCCATCGCAACCTTGGGCCATCCTGAACATTTCAGAGCCGGAACTAAATCAAAACCACCCACAATGGGAGTTACTGGAGTGTTGTTTGGTGTTTGCTGTTCCTTTGAATCTTGCTCGGTGTTTGTCGCCGCAGCTTTGCTTAGGCCGAAAAGGTGTTGGAAGAAGTGATCAGTTTGACTTAAAAGGGTCTTCAAATCTTCTT
This window of the Acropora muricata isolate sample 2 chromosome 14, ASM3666990v1, whole genome shotgun sequence genome carries:
- the LOC136897661 gene encoding uncharacterized protein; this translates as MTPEKENTHKLNALFRSMGQRGKEGEIWKEHTEHRLVYMLKEASKFLSRNGNNSMMFQAYGSAVEDLKSMAPTDVGDLDIIITPSSDALIIQDEMIEYSENPMFVRIKAVDHENLRSCLVEDTQYLASSALVNFHPVIYGKSAPYLIKTLIQTLQILSGEEQCKIAFEWRNKDACPALQIDYKQRFGAISGEIKRLNNPNTSINVDVADWEWFAHALCSSRGIEYSKEHASVIKEYLDHAKEVQRSFQEKGLLAKPETFPLLLQELACSDRVRNLKERVREIESRMENESGRKEECGSSREAQQKDSQVAEKCDEKKRGGGNEGRSLSTPFLEHEGEKSECPSLQTAIDPTIEEPSGCSENEMPKLTTEITKGEKHVINKNKSEDEGLMNEDIPILKPNEEQQNPGSTVPEDAFIEADPQKGEEDLKTLLSQTDHFFQHLFGLSKAAATNTEQDSKEQQTPNNTPVTPIVGGFDLVPALKCSGWPKVAMEWINRERNWPSPDIVAKVVHEGFHLVVKSSKKDIAPECNFRLSFSHAEYLVSKEMNDTQRDCYRCLKTFHRGYLKNEAETSSSSEEAKSLMKTTEMSKGLVTFHLKNIFLKTIESTDPEMWNDDNRTECMRMLFGNLLEALIERDLRHYFVNSYNLFGADYIANPEILDCLAEKVVKIIDDPEGVAKCIEEKEKKLQKGDNAGKGSGDGQSFPPGVAKPEKEQGKSPMPAISPGMSAVQGSSGYRYHDLRDTYLAIGQELIGMAFNEDPLLDVPDTERRLVEDLRELIVKHKMTAENFSKVFQSFWSLAYYKVWLNPEPDMRKRMLNAFQGLIEMAKYVARQGDCIPENAEAIVARIVDPHAEDRFDLNNLLPAGLGTQLFTRFVNSIERQPADEDIPLD